A genomic window from Thalassoroseus pseudoceratinae includes:
- the hisB gene encoding imidazoleglycerol-phosphate dehydratase HisB, protein MTRTASIHRETAETQITLELNLDGTGQSDIRTGVGFFDHMLTLFAKHGLFDLTVHAQGDLHIDSHHTVEDVGICLGQALRESLGDKRGVTRYGSMTLPMEETLVTSALDFSGRMLFVWKTEFPTEKVGEFDTELVREFWQAVSSNALMNLHLVLHHGANSHHIAEALFKATARAMRQAITIDPRQPGVPSSKGSL, encoded by the coding sequence ATGACACGCACCGCGAGCATTCACCGCGAAACTGCCGAAACGCAGATCACCTTGGAATTGAACCTCGATGGCACCGGCCAATCCGACATTCGCACAGGTGTCGGATTTTTCGATCACATGCTCACGCTTTTTGCCAAGCATGGATTGTTCGATCTTACGGTCCATGCCCAGGGCGACTTGCACATTGATTCCCATCATACGGTCGAAGATGTCGGCATTTGTCTCGGCCAGGCGTTGCGGGAATCGTTGGGTGACAAACGGGGCGTGACCCGATACGGCAGCATGACGTTGCCGATGGAAGAAACGCTCGTTACATCGGCTCTCGATTTCAGCGGTCGAATGCTGTTCGTCTGGAAGACCGAATTTCCCACTGAGAAAGTCGGTGAATTCGACACGGAATTGGTCCGTGAGTTTTGGCAAGCGGTCTCGTCGAATGCGCTCATGAACTTGCATCTCGTGTTGCATCACGGGGCGAACAGCCATCACATTGCGGAGGCACTTTTCAAAGCGACCGCACGAGCCATGCGTCAGGCAATCACGATCGATCCGCGTCAACCCGGTGTCCCGTCGTCAAAGGGTTCGCTGTAA
- a CDS encoding diacylglycerol/lipid kinase family protein has product MAQPWVAIQRNPRSGSGPRRKVLLELIARLKYHGLRPRLYSRREKLTERLEIERDQDDLVCIVGAGGDGTADDLINRFPGLPLAVLPLGTENLLAKYLKVPCSGKFVADMIAAGHTKHFDLATIGDRRFALMAGFGFDADIVHRLHAQRGGHITHLSYVRPIFDVFRRYSFPEMRFFIDDATTPLTASVAMIVNLPSYAMRLPLAADADGHDGLLDIRLFRPKSRRQLVSMFLSVVRCRHEKRDDVECIRATSVRIECDEPIPAQVDGDPAGLAPAEVRVLPSALKAFVPA; this is encoded by the coding sequence ATGGCTCAGCCTTGGGTCGCCATTCAACGCAATCCGCGTTCCGGCTCGGGGCCGCGTCGGAAAGTGTTGCTGGAACTGATTGCTCGACTGAAGTACCACGGACTCCGTCCTCGTTTGTATTCGCGGCGGGAAAAACTGACCGAACGACTTGAGATCGAGCGAGACCAGGACGACCTTGTGTGTATCGTCGGAGCGGGTGGCGACGGCACGGCGGATGACCTGATCAATCGTTTTCCTGGTTTGCCGCTGGCAGTGTTACCGCTGGGAACCGAAAACCTTCTGGCAAAGTATCTGAAAGTGCCCTGCTCCGGGAAGTTCGTCGCTGACATGATCGCCGCCGGTCACACGAAGCATTTCGATCTCGCAACCATTGGAGATCGACGGTTCGCGTTGATGGCAGGATTTGGTTTTGACGCGGATATCGTCCACCGCCTGCACGCACAACGTGGAGGGCACATTACCCACCTGAGTTATGTCCGCCCGATTTTCGATGTGTTTCGCCGGTATTCATTTCCGGAAATGCGGTTCTTCATCGACGATGCGACGACCCCGCTGACGGCTTCGGTTGCGATGATTGTCAATTTGCCCTCATACGCGATGCGGTTACCCTTGGCCGCCGATGCGGATGGACATGATGGTCTGCTCGACATCCGCTTGTTTCGACCCAAGTCACGACGACAGTTAGTGAGCATGTTCTTGAGCGTCGTGCGGTGTCGTCATGAAAAACGAGACGATGTGGAATGTATTCGTGCGACGAGTGTTCGCATCGAATGCGATGAACCGATCCCGGCACAAGTGGACGGCGATCCGGCTGGGTTGGCACCCGCGGAAGTTCGGGTGCTCCCATCGGCACTGAAAGCGTTTGTGCCCGCCTGA
- a CDS encoding mandelate racemase/muconate lactonizing enzyme family protein: protein MDKSTDIRIVEAVLEYKPVPFRSPLKFGGRVVEQTETIEVRVTVETRDGLMADGFGSMPLGNVWAWPSKELTDEQTAKVIRQFAEEVVQLGNRYPEYGHPIDLTFHLSAEYHHLGQTLPGRLGLPEPMPDLAQLVAASPFDAALHDAYGRVHDMNCFRMLSDEFMTYDLSEYLDEQFEGEFLDQYTLEQPKDRLPIYHLVGAADPLTDGDIEKRLDDGLPETLSEWIKADGLTHLKIKLAGDNADWDLERVLIVDRIASETQQERGVSDWHYSLDFNEKCETVEYVLDFLNRLKEQNAPAFDRIQYIEQPTHRDLEANPQNKMHEAAKIKPVVIDESLIDYDSLLMARELGYSGVALKACKGQTDSLLLAAAAQKFDMFLCVQDLTCPGFSFLQSASLAAHIPAVAAIEGNGRQYCPAANKSWTKRFPGMFDITDGTVHTGSLDGIGLGF from the coding sequence ATGGATAAGTCGACCGACATTCGTATCGTTGAAGCTGTATTGGAGTACAAGCCTGTTCCATTTCGTTCGCCTCTTAAGTTCGGCGGGCGAGTCGTCGAACAGACGGAAACGATCGAGGTGCGAGTCACGGTGGAAACCCGTGATGGCCTGATGGCCGACGGCTTCGGTAGCATGCCGTTAGGGAACGTCTGGGCTTGGCCGTCCAAAGAACTTACCGACGAGCAAACAGCGAAAGTGATTCGGCAATTCGCCGAAGAAGTGGTTCAGTTGGGCAACCGCTATCCGGAATACGGTCATCCGATTGACCTCACATTTCATCTCTCGGCGGAATACCACCACTTGGGTCAGACACTGCCAGGACGACTCGGGTTGCCCGAACCGATGCCCGATCTGGCGCAGCTCGTGGCGGCGAGTCCGTTTGATGCTGCTCTCCACGATGCCTACGGTCGTGTGCACGATATGAATTGCTTCCGGATGCTTTCCGACGAATTCATGACGTACGATCTTTCGGAGTACCTCGACGAACAATTCGAAGGCGAGTTTCTCGACCAATACACGCTGGAGCAACCCAAGGATCGTTTGCCGATTTATCACCTGGTTGGAGCAGCAGATCCCCTGACCGATGGCGATATCGAAAAACGTCTCGATGACGGGCTTCCCGAGACGCTTAGCGAATGGATCAAAGCCGACGGACTGACGCATCTCAAGATCAAGCTCGCCGGTGACAACGCCGACTGGGATTTGGAACGTGTTCTCATTGTGGACCGGATCGCCAGTGAAACCCAGCAAGAACGCGGTGTGAGCGACTGGCATTATTCACTCGACTTCAATGAGAAGTGCGAGACGGTTGAGTATGTGCTCGACTTCTTGAACCGTCTCAAAGAGCAGAATGCTCCGGCGTTTGATCGCATCCAGTACATCGAACAACCTACGCATCGCGACCTTGAAGCGAATCCGCAGAACAAAATGCACGAGGCGGCGAAGATCAAGCCGGTTGTGATCGATGAATCGCTGATCGACTACGATTCCCTCTTGATGGCCCGTGAATTGGGGTACTCGGGAGTGGCGCTCAAAGCGTGCAAAGGGCAAACGGATTCTCTGCTGTTGGCCGCCGCCGCGCAGAAATTCGATATGTTCCTCTGTGTGCAAGATTTGACATGCCCGGGGTTCTCATTCCTTCAATCGGCTTCGCTGGCGGCTCACATTCCGGCGGTCGCTGCGATCGAGGGGAACGGTCGGCAATACTGCCCGGCCGCTAACAAGAGTTGGACCAAGCGGTTCCCCGGCATGTTCGACATCACCGACGGTACCGTCCATACCGGAAGTCTGGACGGCATCGGTTTGGGGTTCTAG
- a CDS encoding GDSL-type esterase/lipase family protein: MLRLPIYWMCLFFLPAQLATAAEPHVELQDGDRVVFLGGTLVEREQRFGYWETALTLLNADRDLTFRNLGWSGDTVWAESRGIFDSPAVGYRRLIEQVRELQPNVFFLQYGNNEALKGVAELPKFLKQYGKLLDDLQAATEANARFVLLSPTLQTPVIAPEKVVEHNNRLIAAYAKGIQAMAVDRGVSYISALNLLSRYQNVDGANRATDDGVIPNRDGFRLSAKTIFGEVKTSAEHEPLRQAIVLKNRYYFQQWRPQNITYLTGFRKHEQGQNAAELAEFNALIAKQEQRIRELKSPH, encoded by the coding sequence GTGCTCCGTTTGCCCATTTATTGGATGTGTCTGTTCTTTCTGCCGGCTCAGTTAGCGACCGCCGCCGAACCGCATGTGGAACTGCAAGATGGCGACCGTGTGGTCTTTCTGGGCGGGACACTTGTGGAACGAGAGCAACGTTTCGGCTACTGGGAAACCGCGCTCACTTTGCTCAATGCAGATCGGGATCTCACGTTTCGGAATCTCGGTTGGAGTGGCGACACCGTCTGGGCGGAATCGCGTGGCATCTTTGATTCGCCAGCCGTTGGGTATCGTCGATTGATCGAGCAAGTCCGCGAGTTGCAACCGAACGTGTTTTTCCTCCAATACGGCAACAACGAGGCGCTGAAAGGAGTCGCGGAGCTTCCGAAATTTCTCAAGCAATACGGCAAATTGCTCGATGACTTACAAGCTGCGACGGAAGCAAACGCCCGGTTCGTTTTGCTCTCACCAACGTTACAGACCCCGGTGATCGCACCGGAGAAAGTCGTGGAACACAACAACCGTTTGATCGCAGCTTACGCCAAGGGCATTCAAGCAATGGCGGTTGATCGCGGGGTCTCGTACATTTCCGCCTTGAATTTGCTGTCCCGATACCAGAACGTCGATGGAGCAAATCGCGCGACGGATGATGGTGTGATTCCCAATCGTGATGGGTTTCGACTCAGTGCCAAAACGATTTTTGGCGAAGTCAAAACTAGTGCCGAGCATGAACCCCTGCGACAAGCAATCGTGCTGAAAAATCGCTATTACTTCCAACAATGGCGGCCGCAGAATATCACGTATCTCACTGGCTTCCGGAAACATGAACAAGGCCAGAACGCTGCCGAGTTGGCCGAGTTCAACGCACTGATCGCCAAGCAAGAACAACGGATTCGCGAACTGAAATCGCCTCATTAA
- a CDS encoding peroxiredoxin family protein: MVAKILGCLLLVVAMVGGGTVMSADKPKSSEPPKLQDTAPDFALKNLQGRTVKLSKLRKDGPVVVLMLRGWPGYQCPICSRQVTQFLNKADEFAEHNATVVLVYPGPADKLAGRADEFISGKTLPKNFELVIDPDYTMTNQYNLRWDAPRETAYPSTFVVDRAGKIQFTKVSKTHAGRSRAPEVLAALQKL, translated from the coding sequence ATGGTCGCAAAAATTCTTGGTTGCTTGCTGCTTGTTGTCGCGATGGTCGGCGGCGGGACGGTCATGTCGGCGGACAAACCGAAAAGTTCCGAACCGCCGAAACTACAAGATACGGCCCCCGATTTTGCGTTGAAAAACCTTCAAGGTAGAACAGTGAAACTCTCCAAACTGCGAAAAGACGGCCCCGTGGTCGTTTTGATGCTTCGCGGTTGGCCCGGTTATCAATGTCCCATTTGCAGTCGGCAAGTGACCCAGTTCTTGAACAAGGCTGACGAATTCGCCGAACACAACGCCACCGTCGTTTTGGTTTACCCTGGACCGGCGGACAAGTTGGCGGGACGGGCCGACGAATTCATCTCTGGCAAAACGCTGCCAAAGAACTTTGAACTCGTGATCGATCCCGATTACACCATGACCAATCAGTACAACTTGCGATGGGATGCCCCTCGCGAAACCGCTTATCCGTCCACCTTCGTCGTCGATCGCGCTGGCAAAATCCAATTTACGAAAGTCAGCAAGACCCACGCCGGACGTTCCCGCGCTCCCGAAGTGTTGGCCGCTCTTCAGAAACTCTAG
- a CDS encoding ComEA family DNA-binding protein, producing the protein MSATTDSQSLPETDPQPVETHDRSASPLPPPQPTPVSPVSGQAWWGLRRSDNVVGVALVITCLTFAVWHWGRLSGWGLREIEINRPVEKVFEYQLDVNSATWVEWMQLPGIGETLARRIVENREIHGPFSSIEDVQRVKGIGVKTLAKLRPWMTIKE; encoded by the coding sequence GTGTCTGCGACCACGGATTCCCAATCGCTTCCGGAAACTGACCCGCAACCGGTGGAGACGCACGACCGGTCAGCGTCGCCGCTACCGCCCCCACAACCGACGCCCGTCTCGCCCGTTTCGGGGCAGGCATGGTGGGGACTTCGCCGCAGTGATAACGTGGTCGGCGTAGCGTTGGTCATCACCTGTTTGACGTTCGCCGTTTGGCATTGGGGGCGACTCAGTGGATGGGGACTACGGGAAATTGAAATCAATCGCCCGGTCGAGAAAGTCTTCGAATATCAACTCGATGTGAATTCCGCAACGTGGGTGGAGTGGATGCAACTCCCCGGCATTGGCGAGACGTTGGCTCGGCGGATTGTCGAGAACCGAGAAATCCACGGACCATTTTCCTCGATCGAAGACGTGCAGCGTGTCAAAGGCATCGGTGTGAAAACGCTCGCGAAATTGCGACCGTGGATGACGATCAAAGAATAG
- a CDS encoding site-2 protease family protein has product MFGQARPTAFDMYFRLGPIPVRVVPWFWVITILMGYRGTMPDRPDLLLTWMGCVFISILVHELGHAIAGLAFGWHPEVWLYHFGGYASFRDQPNWTVGKNIVMLFAGPWAGFLLYGLVVLGEYLFSGEIRNAIVSGVVTDGPQSYRIPWWYEAIHQLKYINLYWGLVNLLPVFPLDGGQIAGTLLEKYRYRDGRELTFKLGIGVGIAAAVFFISQERRYPAFLFGYLAFMNYQNLEMHRRGYY; this is encoded by the coding sequence ATGTTCGGGCAAGCCCGTCCGACGGCATTCGATATGTACTTTCGGCTCGGCCCCATTCCGGTTCGTGTCGTGCCTTGGTTTTGGGTCATCACGATTCTGATGGGATATCGAGGCACAATGCCGGACCGTCCCGATTTGCTCCTCACCTGGATGGGCTGTGTGTTCATTTCGATCCTGGTTCACGAACTCGGTCATGCAATCGCCGGGCTGGCATTCGGCTGGCACCCCGAGGTGTGGTTGTACCATTTCGGAGGCTATGCATCGTTCCGCGACCAACCGAATTGGACCGTCGGCAAAAACATTGTGATGCTGTTCGCTGGCCCGTGGGCCGGTTTTCTGCTCTACGGTCTTGTGGTTCTTGGAGAGTATCTTTTTAGCGGCGAAATACGGAACGCAATCGTGAGTGGCGTTGTGACAGACGGTCCGCAAAGTTATCGAATCCCGTGGTGGTACGAAGCCATTCACCAGCTGAAGTACATCAATCTCTATTGGGGATTGGTGAATCTGCTGCCCGTGTTTCCGCTGGACGGTGGACAGATCGCCGGCACCTTGCTCGAAAAATACCGCTACCGGGATGGTCGCGAATTGACGTTCAAGTTGGGCATCGGCGTCGGGATTGCCGCGGCAGTCTTCTTCATCAGCCAAGAACGCCGATACCCCGCGTTTCTGTTCGGATATCTGGCATTCATGAACTACCAGAATCTCGAAATGCACCGCCGTGGATACTACTAG